The proteins below are encoded in one region of Plutella xylostella chromosome Z, ilPluXylo3.1, whole genome shotgun sequence:
- the LOC105382962 gene encoding myb/SANT-like DNA-binding domain-containing protein 3, protein MSGRQIFSESEKFCLQELIIKYKIHSITTIGAGNPAIKKTAWARLTEEYNSIETNCRRTEAQLKKCWDNLKTRKKHELALQKRERIRTGGGPYMPASTSTSHEVIEEALADCTDVELHGVIDSDFNSQNVDEAMPDDTMEEIETEFLIPPPHDSQRERRESASSLQPEMVREETTPGPSRIAARPGSRILDYGNLNQGRNVRARVITEEFGLRRENYQRAQEREEELHRLKMEEREWLAKTAQELYKKAVLERENAEEVLRCSRAKREEAEIMLGIRKNKCSQ, encoded by the exons ATGTCTGGTCGCCAAATATTTTCTGAAAGTGAAAAATTTTGCCTCCAGGaactaataattaaatataagatTCATTCTATAACAACCATAGGGGCTGGAAACCCTGCAATAAAGAAAACTGCGTGGGCTCGCCTCACCGAGGAATACAACTCAATAGAAACCAACTGTcgg AGGACAGAAGCCCAACTGAAAAAGTGCTGGGATAATTTAAAAACCCGCAAAAAACATGAGTTAGCTCTCCAAAAACGTGAGCGCATCAGGACAGGGGGTGGGCCTTATATGCCAGCCTCAACCTCTACATCGCATGAGGTGATCGAGGAAGCTCTGGCAGATTGTACCGATGTGGAGCTACATGGTGTAATAGATAGTGACTTCAATAGTCAAAATGTTGATGAAG CAATGCCTGATGACACTATGGAGGAGATAGAGACAGAATTTCTTATACCTCCACCGCACGATTCCCAGCGTGAAAGAAGGGAGAGTGCAAGCAGCCTGCAACCTGAAATGG TTCGAGAGGAAACCACCCCAGGTCCGAGCCGTATAGCAGCCAGGCCCGGTTCACGAATATTAGATTATGGAAATCTAAATCAag GAAGAAATGTAAGAGCTCGAGTGATTACGGAGGAGTTTGGCCTGAGGCGAGAAAATTACCAAAGAGCTCAAGAGAGAGAAGAGGAACTCCACAGACTAAAAATGGAGGAGAGAGAGTGGCTAGCCAAAACCGCACAGGAACTATATAAAAAGGCTGTTTTAGAAAGAGAAAATGCAGAGGAAGTTCTTCGCTGTAGCCGTGCAAAGCGTGAAGAAGCAGAAATAATGTTaggtataaggaaaaataaatgtagtCAATGA